From one Perca fluviatilis chromosome 10, GENO_Pfluv_1.0, whole genome shotgun sequence genomic stretch:
- the zgc:195212 gene encoding DUF4554 domain-containing protein isoform X2, producing the protein MLLGKQKPQHGLNTERGLLVLLWTETGASVQSLNCTVAAAGPWSTGIKMEALQPVLTDLKESMFPCMWPSPQPDPEELCAFTDLYGSLRLLLSFQMKDERFNSTELCARIEAFLDTFSLANAKINIHLKFKLNQQTFQRDLRVKIKSTVVLANQPSRILDVTCSTQPPECVKKGCWCQGGHPVIGGMVPLSIPPKAMDQGLFGELSIQPVTLLSPCVLQYPNLATQLTHIKVLVFGPSNVPVAGPSTFFQNLPAHLDCQELGLHGLHCSSFKDHVHSSGMVYTVEQEPCKDPEQESSLLPMQQSLRLYLFLQHSDPFNCHLSDLMATEVLIEHYLEDILNNNRQSVTKALQTELQNTLKAQNRRKKDQEKLRSAAEVILSSSISVVSCSSNVDFRTACLNSMKVRDTHDLSASLRESLRRVTSWKFTPRDRCHSAQMEEHPESDDATRREI; encoded by the exons ATGCTTTTGGGAAAGCAAAAACCACAGCATGGTTTAAACACTGAAAGAGGGCTTTTGGTACTTCTGTGGACTGAAACAGGAGCTTCTGTTCAAAGTCTAAACTGCACTG TTGCAGCTGCTGGTCCTTGGAGCACAGGGATTAAAATGGAAGCACTCCAACCTg TCCTCACAGATTTGAAGGAGAGCATGTTTCCCTGTATGTGGCCGTCTCCTCAGCCGGACCCTGAGGAGCTGTGTGCCTTCACCGACCTGTATGGTTCCCTCAGATTACTCCTGTCTTTTCAG ATGAAAGATGAAAGATTTAACAGTACAGAGCTGTGTGCTCGAATTGAAGCGTTCCTAGACACATTCAGTTTGGCTAACGCAAAG ATCAACATCCACCTCAAGTTCAAACTGAATCAGCAGACCTTCCAGCGAGACTTAAG AGTGAAGATCAAGAGTACAGTTGTATTAGCAAACCAACCGTCACGGATCTTGGACGTCACTTGTAGTACACA GCCTCCAGAGTGTGTGAAGAAAGGCTGCTGGTGTCAGGGAGGACACCCTGTCATTGGAGGCATGGTGCCTCTCAGTATCCCACCTAAAGCCATGGACCAAGGCCTGTTTGGGGAGCTCAGCATCCAACCAGTCACACTACTAAGCCCCTGTGTGCTGCAGTaccccaatctggcaacacaaCTCACTCACATAAAA GTATTGGTATTTGGCCCCAGTAATGTTCCTGTGGCAGGCCCCTCCACCTTCTTCCAGAACCTCCCTGCTCATCTGGACTGTCAGGAACTGGGCCTGCACGGTCTTCACTGCTCCTCCTTCAAAG ATCATGTGCACAGCAGTGGCATGGTGTACACAGTAGAGCAAGAACCCTGTAAGGATCCAGAGCAAGAATCAAGTCTTCTGCCAATGCAGCAGAGTCTCCGGCTTTACCTCTTTCTGCAGCACAGTGACCCTTTCAACTGCCACCTCTCTGATCTGATGG CCACAGAGGTGCTGATAGAGCACTACCTGGAGGATATTCTGAACAACAACAGGCAATCAGTCACAAAAGCCCTGCAAACTGAGCTGCAGAACACACTGAAAGCCCAAAATCGCAGAAAAAAG GACCAAGAGAAGCTGCGATCAGCTGCTGAGGTGATTCTCAGTTCGTCCATCAGTGTTGTGAGCTGCAGCAGTAACGTGGACTTCAGAACTGCCTGTCTGAACAGCATGAAG GTGCGTGACACTCATGACCTTTCAGCCTCCCTCCGTGAATCACTGAGGAGGGTGACATCATGGAAATTCACTCCCAGGGACAGGTGCCACTCAGCTCAG ATGGAAGAACATCCTGAGAGTGATGACGCCACCAGAAGAGAAATCTGA
- the zgc:195212 gene encoding DUF4554 domain-containing protein isoform X3 → MAVKLLQFAKDAQRNTTVAAAGPWSTGIKMEALQPVLTDLKESMFPCMWPSPQPDPEELCAFTDLYGSLRLLLSFQMKDERFNSTELCARIEAFLDTFSLANAKINIHLKFKLNQQTFQRDLRVKIKSTVVLANQPSRILDVTCSTQPPECVKKGCWCQGGHPVIGGMVPLSIPPKAMDQGLFGELSIQPVTLLSPCVLQYPNLATQLTHIKVLVFGPSNVPVAGPSTFFQNLPAHLDCQELGLHGLHCSSFKDHVHSSGMVYTVEQEPCKDPEQESSLLPMQQSLRLYLFLQHSDPFNCHLSDLMATEVLIEHYLEDILNNNRQSVTKALQTELQNTLKAQNRRKKDQEKLRSAAEVILSSSISVVSCSSNVDFRTACLNSMKVRDTHDLSASLRESLRRVTSWKFTPRDRCHSAQMEEHPESDDATRREI, encoded by the exons ATGGCAGTCAAATTGCTTCAATTCGCTAAAGATGCTCAGAGAAATACAACAG TTGCAGCTGCTGGTCCTTGGAGCACAGGGATTAAAATGGAAGCACTCCAACCTg TCCTCACAGATTTGAAGGAGAGCATGTTTCCCTGTATGTGGCCGTCTCCTCAGCCGGACCCTGAGGAGCTGTGTGCCTTCACCGACCTGTATGGTTCCCTCAGATTACTCCTGTCTTTTCAG ATGAAAGATGAAAGATTTAACAGTACAGAGCTGTGTGCTCGAATTGAAGCGTTCCTAGACACATTCAGTTTGGCTAACGCAAAG ATCAACATCCACCTCAAGTTCAAACTGAATCAGCAGACCTTCCAGCGAGACTTAAG AGTGAAGATCAAGAGTACAGTTGTATTAGCAAACCAACCGTCACGGATCTTGGACGTCACTTGTAGTACACA GCCTCCAGAGTGTGTGAAGAAAGGCTGCTGGTGTCAGGGAGGACACCCTGTCATTGGAGGCATGGTGCCTCTCAGTATCCCACCTAAAGCCATGGACCAAGGCCTGTTTGGGGAGCTCAGCATCCAACCAGTCACACTACTAAGCCCCTGTGTGCTGCAGTaccccaatctggcaacacaaCTCACTCACATAAAA GTATTGGTATTTGGCCCCAGTAATGTTCCTGTGGCAGGCCCCTCCACCTTCTTCCAGAACCTCCCTGCTCATCTGGACTGTCAGGAACTGGGCCTGCACGGTCTTCACTGCTCCTCCTTCAAAG ATCATGTGCACAGCAGTGGCATGGTGTACACAGTAGAGCAAGAACCCTGTAAGGATCCAGAGCAAGAATCAAGTCTTCTGCCAATGCAGCAGAGTCTCCGGCTTTACCTCTTTCTGCAGCACAGTGACCCTTTCAACTGCCACCTCTCTGATCTGATGG CCACAGAGGTGCTGATAGAGCACTACCTGGAGGATATTCTGAACAACAACAGGCAATCAGTCACAAAAGCCCTGCAAACTGAGCTGCAGAACACACTGAAAGCCCAAAATCGCAGAAAAAAG GACCAAGAGAAGCTGCGATCAGCTGCTGAGGTGATTCTCAGTTCGTCCATCAGTGTTGTGAGCTGCAGCAGTAACGTGGACTTCAGAACTGCCTGTCTGAACAGCATGAAG GTGCGTGACACTCATGACCTTTCAGCCTCCCTCCGTGAATCACTGAGGAGGGTGACATCATGGAAATTCACTCCCAGGGACAGGTGCCACTCAGCTCAG ATGGAAGAACATCCTGAGAGTGATGACGCCACCAGAAGAGAAATCTGA
- the pola2 gene encoding DNA polymerase alpha subunit B, translating into MALVTGDSLKSELEMFDIPCQDDSVLDKMVEQCICNRIQADEIVLEWVAYSTTKNGLKLTLDTLEQFEHEVLNKRNKSKQILRKEETHNRTRDIHTIQDLIKAEEEEENLLDAYSTPAKGSQKRALTTPENPHSKRSAALLASPGLLLSPASFSPSATPSQKYSQRGGKGEVVVTFGAVQGTRWAGRKAPGAGIQLELLEGPEDSLRCSYKYMFQRLRDVRNVLTEKIEELGDGLRSHFNIEEFSPVSLPAQDSMTVLGQVCCDSNGKLNAHSVLLEAGPEQGGQQVPVDLSELKEYSLFPGQVVVMEGMNTTGRKLMASKLYEGVPLPFYTSEVKTEMDEEPMNVLVACGPYTPSNSLTFDPLLDLINVIVRDRPDVCLLLGPFVDSKHEQIEKAQVTETFEAIFSRCLESIVDGTKSVGCRLVFVPSQRDIHHHFIYPQPPFTLPNLSKDQAQRVTLVPDPCTLLIDGVTFGLTSTDILFHMGAEEISCGTGSDRFSRILKHMLTQRSYYPLYPPVEEVNMDYEKFQSFGQMPLTPDLLIIPSELRYFVKDVVGCVCVNPGRLTKGQVGGTYGRLLIQRSAASDDGRRGSPCLAAQVVKI; encoded by the exons atggcacTAGTAACCGGAGACAGCCTAAAATCAGAGCTGGAAATGTTCGACATACCCTGCCAAGATGACTCCGTCCTCGACAAGA TGGTGGAGCAGTGTATTTGTAACAGAATACAGGCAGATGAGATAGTGCTGGAGTGGGTGGCGTACAGCACCACAAAAAATGGACTAAAACTCACCTTGGACACCCTGGAGCAATTTGAACATGAG GTGTTAAACAAGAGAAATAAATCCAAACAAATCCTCAGAAAAGAAGAAACTCATAACAGAACCAGAGACATCCACACAATACAGGACTT AATCAAagctgaggaagaggaggagaatcTACTAGATGCTTACTCTACTCCTGCTAAG ggCTCTCAAAAGCGAGCACTGACCACTCCTGAAAACCCTCATTCAAAAAGAAGTGCCGCTCTGCTGGCCAGCCCGGGCCTGCTGCTGTCTCCTGCCAGCTTTTCTCCCAG TGCAACACCCTCACAGAAGTACAGCCAGCGAGGAGGGAAAGGGGAGGTGGTGGTTACATTCGGGGCTGTGCAGGGAACCCGCTGGGCAGGCAGGAAGGCTCCGGGCGCCGGCATCCAGCTGGAGCTCCTGGAAGGGCCTGAAGACTCCCTCCGCTGCAGCTACAAGTACATGTTCCAAAGGCTGCGCGATGTTCGAAATG TGTTGACGGAAAAGATAGAGGAGCTCGGCGACGGCCTCAGGTCTCACTTCAACATCGAAGAGTTCTCCCCCGTCTCTCTGCCTGCTCAG GACAGTATGACAGTGTTGGGTCAGGTTTGCTGCGACAGTAATGGCAAACTGAATGCACACTCTGTTCTTTTGGAGGCGGGACCGGAGCAAGGTGGTCAGCAAGTACCTGTTGACCTATCAGAGCTTAAAGAGTATTCCCTGTTTCCTGGTCAG GTGGTCGTGATGGAGGGAATGAACACAACAGGAAGAAAACTGATGGCTTCTAAACTCTATGAG GGAGTCCCTCTTCCTTTCTACACTTCGGAGGTGAAAACAGAGATGGATGAAG AGCCGATGAATGTACTGGTGGCATGCGGACCGTACACTCCCTCTAAcagtctgacctttgaccctctGCTGGACCTAATCAATGTCATTGTGAGGGATCGTCCTGATGTCTGCCTGCTG CTCGGGCCGTTTGTGGATTCCAAGCATGAACAAATTGAG AAAGCTCAGGTGACTGAGACATTTGAGGCCATTTTCTCAAGATGTCTCGAAAGCATTGTGGATGGCACCAAAAG TGTTGGCTGTCGCCTGGTGTTTGTGCCCTCCCAGAGAGACATCCACCATCATTTCATCTACCCACAGCCTCCCTTCACCCTGCCCAACCTCAGCAAGGACCAGGCCCag CGTGTCACCCTGGTCCCTGACCCCTGCACCCTGCTGATCGACGGTGTGACCTTTGGTTTGACGTCCACTGACATCCTGTTCCACATGGGCGCAGAGGAGATCAGCTG TGGCACTGGATCAGACAGATTTTCTCGCATACTGAAACACATGCTGACCCAGCGGAG TTACTACCCGCTGTACCCACCTGTGGAGGAGGTGAACATGGATTATGAGAAGTTCCAGAGCTTCGGACAGATGCCGCTGACCCCCGACCTCCTCATTATTCCCTCTGAGCTGCGCTACTTTGTAAAG GATGTGGTCGGCTGTGTATGTGTCAATCCTGGACGGCTGACCAAAGGCCAGGTGGGCGGGACCTACGGCAGGTTGCTGATTCAGCGCAGCGCTGCATCAGACGACGGGAGGAGAGGGAGCCCCTGTTTGGCTGCTCAGGTGGTGAAAATCTAA
- the zgc:195212 gene encoding DUF4554 domain-containing protein isoform X1, translating to MLREIQQVLRLIMLLGKQKPQHGLNTERGLLVLLWTETGASVQSLNCTVAAAGPWSTGIKMEALQPVLTDLKESMFPCMWPSPQPDPEELCAFTDLYGSLRLLLSFQMKDERFNSTELCARIEAFLDTFSLANAKINIHLKFKLNQQTFQRDLRVKIKSTVVLANQPSRILDVTCSTQPPECVKKGCWCQGGHPVIGGMVPLSIPPKAMDQGLFGELSIQPVTLLSPCVLQYPNLATQLTHIKVLVFGPSNVPVAGPSTFFQNLPAHLDCQELGLHGLHCSSFKDHVHSSGMVYTVEQEPCKDPEQESSLLPMQQSLRLYLFLQHSDPFNCHLSDLMATEVLIEHYLEDILNNNRQSVTKALQTELQNTLKAQNRRKKDQEKLRSAAEVILSSSISVVSCSSNVDFRTACLNSMKVRDTHDLSASLRESLRRVTSWKFTPRDRCHSAQMEEHPESDDATRREI from the exons ATGCTCAGAGAAATACAACAG GTGTTGCGGTTGATCATGCTTTTGGGAAAGCAAAAACCACAGCATGGTTTAAACACTGAAAGAGGGCTTTTGGTACTTCTGTGGACTGAAACAGGAGCTTCTGTTCAAAGTCTAAACTGCACTG TTGCAGCTGCTGGTCCTTGGAGCACAGGGATTAAAATGGAAGCACTCCAACCTg TCCTCACAGATTTGAAGGAGAGCATGTTTCCCTGTATGTGGCCGTCTCCTCAGCCGGACCCTGAGGAGCTGTGTGCCTTCACCGACCTGTATGGTTCCCTCAGATTACTCCTGTCTTTTCAG ATGAAAGATGAAAGATTTAACAGTACAGAGCTGTGTGCTCGAATTGAAGCGTTCCTAGACACATTCAGTTTGGCTAACGCAAAG ATCAACATCCACCTCAAGTTCAAACTGAATCAGCAGACCTTCCAGCGAGACTTAAG AGTGAAGATCAAGAGTACAGTTGTATTAGCAAACCAACCGTCACGGATCTTGGACGTCACTTGTAGTACACA GCCTCCAGAGTGTGTGAAGAAAGGCTGCTGGTGTCAGGGAGGACACCCTGTCATTGGAGGCATGGTGCCTCTCAGTATCCCACCTAAAGCCATGGACCAAGGCCTGTTTGGGGAGCTCAGCATCCAACCAGTCACACTACTAAGCCCCTGTGTGCTGCAGTaccccaatctggcaacacaaCTCACTCACATAAAA GTATTGGTATTTGGCCCCAGTAATGTTCCTGTGGCAGGCCCCTCCACCTTCTTCCAGAACCTCCCTGCTCATCTGGACTGTCAGGAACTGGGCCTGCACGGTCTTCACTGCTCCTCCTTCAAAG ATCATGTGCACAGCAGTGGCATGGTGTACACAGTAGAGCAAGAACCCTGTAAGGATCCAGAGCAAGAATCAAGTCTTCTGCCAATGCAGCAGAGTCTCCGGCTTTACCTCTTTCTGCAGCACAGTGACCCTTTCAACTGCCACCTCTCTGATCTGATGG CCACAGAGGTGCTGATAGAGCACTACCTGGAGGATATTCTGAACAACAACAGGCAATCAGTCACAAAAGCCCTGCAAACTGAGCTGCAGAACACACTGAAAGCCCAAAATCGCAGAAAAAAG GACCAAGAGAAGCTGCGATCAGCTGCTGAGGTGATTCTCAGTTCGTCCATCAGTGTTGTGAGCTGCAGCAGTAACGTGGACTTCAGAACTGCCTGTCTGAACAGCATGAAG GTGCGTGACACTCATGACCTTTCAGCCTCCCTCCGTGAATCACTGAGGAGGGTGACATCATGGAAATTCACTCCCAGGGACAGGTGCCACTCAGCTCAG ATGGAAGAACATCCTGAGAGTGATGACGCCACCAGAAGAGAAATCTGA
- the zgc:195212 gene encoding DUF4554 domain-containing protein isoform X4, which yields MEALQPVLTDLKESMFPCMWPSPQPDPEELCAFTDLYGSLRLLLSFQMKDERFNSTELCARIEAFLDTFSLANAKINIHLKFKLNQQTFQRDLRVKIKSTVVLANQPSRILDVTCSTQPPECVKKGCWCQGGHPVIGGMVPLSIPPKAMDQGLFGELSIQPVTLLSPCVLQYPNLATQLTHIKVLVFGPSNVPVAGPSTFFQNLPAHLDCQELGLHGLHCSSFKDHVHSSGMVYTVEQEPCKDPEQESSLLPMQQSLRLYLFLQHSDPFNCHLSDLMATEVLIEHYLEDILNNNRQSVTKALQTELQNTLKAQNRRKKDQEKLRSAAEVILSSSISVVSCSSNVDFRTACLNSMKVRDTHDLSASLRESLRRVTSWKFTPRDRCHSAQMEEHPESDDATRREI from the exons ATGGAAGCACTCCAACCTg TCCTCACAGATTTGAAGGAGAGCATGTTTCCCTGTATGTGGCCGTCTCCTCAGCCGGACCCTGAGGAGCTGTGTGCCTTCACCGACCTGTATGGTTCCCTCAGATTACTCCTGTCTTTTCAG ATGAAAGATGAAAGATTTAACAGTACAGAGCTGTGTGCTCGAATTGAAGCGTTCCTAGACACATTCAGTTTGGCTAACGCAAAG ATCAACATCCACCTCAAGTTCAAACTGAATCAGCAGACCTTCCAGCGAGACTTAAG AGTGAAGATCAAGAGTACAGTTGTATTAGCAAACCAACCGTCACGGATCTTGGACGTCACTTGTAGTACACA GCCTCCAGAGTGTGTGAAGAAAGGCTGCTGGTGTCAGGGAGGACACCCTGTCATTGGAGGCATGGTGCCTCTCAGTATCCCACCTAAAGCCATGGACCAAGGCCTGTTTGGGGAGCTCAGCATCCAACCAGTCACACTACTAAGCCCCTGTGTGCTGCAGTaccccaatctggcaacacaaCTCACTCACATAAAA GTATTGGTATTTGGCCCCAGTAATGTTCCTGTGGCAGGCCCCTCCACCTTCTTCCAGAACCTCCCTGCTCATCTGGACTGTCAGGAACTGGGCCTGCACGGTCTTCACTGCTCCTCCTTCAAAG ATCATGTGCACAGCAGTGGCATGGTGTACACAGTAGAGCAAGAACCCTGTAAGGATCCAGAGCAAGAATCAAGTCTTCTGCCAATGCAGCAGAGTCTCCGGCTTTACCTCTTTCTGCAGCACAGTGACCCTTTCAACTGCCACCTCTCTGATCTGATGG CCACAGAGGTGCTGATAGAGCACTACCTGGAGGATATTCTGAACAACAACAGGCAATCAGTCACAAAAGCCCTGCAAACTGAGCTGCAGAACACACTGAAAGCCCAAAATCGCAGAAAAAAG GACCAAGAGAAGCTGCGATCAGCTGCTGAGGTGATTCTCAGTTCGTCCATCAGTGTTGTGAGCTGCAGCAGTAACGTGGACTTCAGAACTGCCTGTCTGAACAGCATGAAG GTGCGTGACACTCATGACCTTTCAGCCTCCCTCCGTGAATCACTGAGGAGGGTGACATCATGGAAATTCACTCCCAGGGACAGGTGCCACTCAGCTCAG ATGGAAGAACATCCTGAGAGTGATGACGCCACCAGAAGAGAAATCTGA